taaaaaatctgttttttttttttggtttcgcTGCGGGTCATCTTTCGTGTGTTTATATCGAGTTTATATTTCTGGCTTCGTCTGACTAGCAGTATAATAATGCAAGACCATTAGCTAGAGAGTATCAAGAATTGTCTTAGTCAAGCTCTTGGTCTCTCCTGTTGGCTTCAATTTAACAATAGATGGTGAAATGTATGCAACTTCTAACATCTACCATCTCTCTGGGTTACTCTCTGGATCGGTCCATCTGGTTTGCATGATTTATTTTGTGATTGCaggtcaatttttgaagaaaacgCCTCATCAATTAACCACCGTCGCTTGCTCGTGAATCATGTGGATGGCACAGCCTGGTTCTCTGGCTAAAGACACAAATCTAATCGTATTGCATGTGATTCTAAAATAGTACAAAACGGACATATTCGCGGTCATTTTCATGGACCTCCTCATCTATCTGATTCTCACAGTCGACAAAAACTTTATGCAATGTCCtttcttgggaaaaaaaaaaaaagaatcaaataatTGTGTTGGAGCACCAAAGACCCTTTCATTGTTGCATATTCTCTTACGTGTTCATGCAGTGATCTCCAGCCAGCATAAGGCTTATATCCTCTCGAATAAATCTGCAGAAAAATCAGGAAGCTTGTGCTTTAAGAAATTGCCCTCTCAACAACAAAAGCTTGCAGCTTTCGGCCTTTTTTCCGTTTTGTCAAGGCGAGCCGCTTGTTATGCCAAGATGCTGCAATTCTAAACTTCTCTACTCCCATTTTTGCTGCAGGCGAGAATCGCCTATGACCATCTccaacaaaccaaaaaaaattaaggctcggtttgtttcgcggaaaaccTTTTCTTGGAAAACGCTTTCCGAATTTTCTGGCGTTTTGGGGcagaaaataagctagtcccagaaaacattttcctctatggaaaaaatttattcaaaagtggggaaaatgttttcctctttttgagaagaggaaaacattttcctcatctttcctttctccttttttccacatcttctttctttttaattattttattactttcttaccattttttattcattttttcaaaattagaaaaaatttaattttatttttcgaataattttttaattactttcttttttttcttcttcttctttcttctttaatttcgtGGTCACTGGCCACaggcgaggcttggccttgcCGGCCCAAGCGAACCGGCCCAAGTGAAGCCTCGACGTCGCCGAATCCGGCTTGGCCTCCGTCGAGGCCGGCAACATCAAGGCTCGCTTCCAGGCTCCGTTGAGGCAGATGGCGGGGGATCTGCTTAGGACCGTAAGGGGAGCTCCAGGCCCCCATGGTTGTCTAGCTACGATACCAAGACAACCCACATCATGCCCTTCTGATCTTGGCGAACGAGCAACAtgattgagagagagggagatttgGCTGTGTAATGCGTGTAAAAAATCGAAGGGAAAATTTTTGGTAGTGAATacaagaggcaaaaagattcATTCAATTCTGTCCATAGATTGGGGATTAAAGGAAAATGTAAGAGAGCTTTGCGGGCAAATCGCTGCTCGCCATGGTTGTACAGTTTTGAGGATGTCCTTTCCTTCCCTGTTTCGCTTCCATGAAGTTTCGCAGGAATTATTCACGACAGGATGATCCCAATTTCGTGCTTTTGCCTTCAACCCAGTGAAAAATTCATGACATGTATTATTgacatttaataattttttttatgaaaattaattttttgccaaacgGCGGAAATCGTTTTCCCATTCATTTTTAAGTATCAGCCAAACGCTAgaaaatatggtcattttcttggaaaatgattttccgaaaaataattttccaaaaacatcacagtttccgtgaaacaaatgaagcctaaaaCTCTAGGCATGTTGTGAATAATGTCTCGAGTTTACATTTAACCATTTGCAATTCGTGCCCGAGCCGGTATGGGGGAGAGGAGCTCACAAAAAGTGTTGCTCAGCGGAAGCATGTTGTGAAACAATGAAATTACGCTCTCTGGCTGCAAGGAACAAACCAACTGTAGGAGGAGATCAGGAAACAAGTACAAAATGGATATCCAGGATGATGTTAAGACATATCAGCATGAAATGAAATCCTAGATATCCAAACTTGTGATGTGAAATATCAAATAAAGTTCATATTACTCAAAGAGCTACAAACTCCCAGTTATTGCCAACCAAAAAATTTGAACTGACATTCCATGCTGAAGTTAAGCTGTTACAATATACTCAGATGCTGCCATAAATGTTCTTTGCGCCCAAAGGAAGGATGTCCACTGAAAAGGGTTCGCAAAACCCAATTGGAGAAGCAAAATAAAAGATGGTGTGGCCATTAGTGGGCGGGCGATATAGCCCCATAACATGTTAGATCTCTTCTCTGTTTTAGCACAGACATGCGATTGCATTGTGTATTGCTTTTATATATGGCTGTGAAAGGAGAACTCCATACATCCAGTAAAAGTAATGCTAGATCATTACCCGGCACATGTGGGTGTTTTTCACCATTTTAAGCTATACGCAAAGCGCCTGTGGGTGCTCAGATGAAGTGCGTCGTCAACTTGCTGTTCGAAGATAATctcaacttctctctctctctctctctctctcatgtgtgCGCTCGTGCGTGCATGCTCTAGTCTTTGTCCCAGTGAAATGGCATTGAACTCTGTCTCTCTTCCAATGGATTTTGATAGATTATCGACTCTTACAGCATATCATAAGAATTTTGGAGAAGTTGGCTCTGCAATTTGTTTTTCTGACGAAGGACGGGACGCATGATTAGGAACTTGTCATTAGCTCAAGTCGAAGGGTCATAAGTTGTTGATAGATTCATTAGTTttcaaaaatgggaaaagattGGAGTTCGTCTCAAATATTGCGTTACAACACTCATCGATCTATTTTTGCCAATCTATGCTTAGATCAGAGAACAATTACGGATTATCTGAATGGCCTTCACAGATTGAATGTTCCCAGATGAGGTCGTTACTTACATGAGCAGATAAATGACTTATGTTATGTCAATATGCTTTCGAATAAAACGGTCTTTGACAGTTCGATGAATAGCCCGAGAGTACACTAAGCCAGCGGTTTTCTTAGACGGTACACTTTCCTGGGAAGTTCCTGAGCTGTATAAATACCTACCGAGCTTTCTTGGTGTGTTAGTTCTTTGTGGTTTCGGTTTTCGAATTGCTCCAATCGAAGCATGATGTGAAGGACAAGAATCGGTTACTTAATGTGGATAGGAACCTATCCTGGAGGGCATTGCTGTCGTTGATTGCTCTGTGCTGCCCTTGTTGCAACTCTGATTCTTGTTTCCTTACTTGAATGTTGCAGGGTTTAGAATTCCCTCTCTCCTTTTTACGCGTTTCCAATTACATATTTGCAGtgcatcaaattaaaatgacTACCAAATGAAGTTTAGAGTTTCTGCTGTGTCGTTTTTGTCGCCTGAAATTGTTTCACTAGTTGTTCTAGTCGACTAATGGACCAGATGAACGCATTCCTAAGACAAATATATGCAAAACATGTGCAGGCCTTAATAGCTGCAGGTCTGCTTTGGCACCAGCAAAAACTCCAATTTTCAAGAGAGTATTGCCTACCCAAACGATCCATCTGTGTCCATCAAAGTGTATGACGATCTGAAGCAGCTCTTCCACAGCACAGTTGCCCCAAGATACGACTGGACATTAAGGAGGATCACCTGAAGAACGGGATGCAACTGTCAAGAAACACGACGCTGAGGAGGGTTGCATCCCAAATCCACAGCATTTCATCCCAGCCCGTGGAAGTATAAGAAGCAGGAGATCGGCTAGAGGACAAAGCTCACCAATGTTCATCTTCGGGAACTTATTGAATATCTCGATGGTTCCCGAAGGAGGGAGTCGCCAAAGCTGTTCTCAACAGAGGCTAGCATGGGTGATTCAAacctttcttccttctctttttgtgGATCGATGAAGGCATTCTTATGTGCCGAACACCGACAGAGACTAACGAAGCAACTGTCAGGCAAGTACCTTCGCTGTACGGAGAAAATCAGAAACACGAAGAAGTGTCCTTCAACTTGAGTAGTGTTTCTGTTTCTCATACAGTTTCTCTAGCCAGAGTTTCCATGGAAATGGTCGAAACTCAAACATCATTTCTGCAATAGCTTGAACAGATGATATGAGGTGAACAACATGCATGGTTGCTCGGTCACACGGTGTCAGTCGTGTGGCCAGGGGCATAACTACTTTTCCTTATGCAGATATTTGAATAACTTGTCAAGACGATATTTGGAAGTCCTGCGTAATcgagaaaagagagagcaaaCAACCAATCTAAGTGCTTAATTTAGGTACATATGTAGGAGAGATAATGTCATACTTCCGGTTTCATTTCCACTTAGCAATAAAGCGATCAATGAGCaattgaacaagaaaataagaACTAGTGAATCAAAGAAAGTTTGGGAGAAGTTTATTCCGACATGCGTTACTTGTGTGAACGGAACAATCTCCGGGCATCACCCGAGTAAGTATCCATCAAGGAACATGCAGTTTGCACCACGGTGAGAACAAGCAGCACCACAGCAACAACCACAGAGATCCCAGACCACGGGTTGCTGAAGTAGTCCCTTTTAAGGATGACCCTCGACCGGTAACAGGCAGCCATGCACTGGTGCCACCAGGTCCGGCTGTATGCATTCAGGCTTTCGCACTGGCTCGAGTAGAAGAACTGGCTGGATTCCCTCATGGTCTCCTTGTACAAGCTGTTGAAGAGACTAGCCACGTCGTCTGTGCTCTTAAGCTGATTTTCCAAAATCCCACAGTGGGTTAGAATGTCAATGTCGTCCGGCGTGTCGATGAGGCTGTCCATGAGGATGGCATAGCTGCTGATGTACTTGTAGTCGTGGTGGCACTGCTCGTATGCGATCATGTTCCTGAAGTACACCTCGGTCCACTCGTGCACAATCAGGTGTGACATCTCGAGGGTCCCATCCCTGAAGACAACATCAAGCACGGAGGAGGTTCCCTCAGCCTGTCTGAACTTGACGCCGGCCTCTTGCAGCTCCTTTGCGCTCCGAGTCAGCTCGAATTTCTTGGCCTGTTTGGACGACTTGTCCCGTGGGAATGAGGGCAGTTGCAGGGCTCGCACGTAGTCCACTAGGTGCCTCACCTGAATTCTCGTGCCTGCGAGCTCATGCCCATGCAAGACATCTTTGAAGTACTCATAGCTGAGCTTGAAGAACGTAACAGTGGTCCTCAATGTGGTGAGGTTATAGAGCTCCTCGAGGACAAAGAACGGGACTTGGTTTTCCAGCAGCAGGACATCGTGGAACACGCCATTTTTCATCCACTGCTTGCTGAATATCTCGTCGTTCTCATCTCGGTGCTCGGGCCAATGGTTCCTTATGAAAACCTCAACAACAAAAACTGCATCCACTAAGATAATTTCGACGAGCTCGTCGCTGCCTTGGGTGAGATTTTCTTGGTAGCACTGCCGAATTCGGTCTTCCAATTCCTTGATCATTCTGGTACAAGCCAGGAGGTCGGCCTTGATGCGACTGAGGAAGCCTTTCAAGTACTTCATTTTGATCTCCTCCCTCGGCTGAAGCACTGTCTTATCGCGGTGGAACGGCCCGATGGAGATGACTTGAGGTGTGTACGCCTCTTCGTTTGCTGCACGGAACTTCTCAGGCACTCGATAGATGCAACACTCGACGGACACGGGAGGTAATTTGTTGATCTTGGTCATTATGGTAATCGCGACTTCCTTGACAGTCTGACTCATACCTAaacaaagtgaaagaaaaagattacCAGCCCTGGAAACTTGAAAGACTGAGACAGGTACATCGGGGCATGATTACAGCGATTTTGGTGCCTAATGACAAGAATGAATTAAGCAGACGCTCTATTTTGCCATTAACGGGACTTGACGAGCACGCTCGAGTCCAGTCTAAAAGAAGAACAGAGgcaaaaacaagatgaaaatGATGTTTTCTCTAGTCAGAAAACACGCGATGGTTCTTGACGCGTTCAATCTGTTCTAGAAGGGGCACATAGGCCTCCATTGACAGAATAATTTCATCTAATTTTGATTGTCATGAAGCAATCCCTGATCTCAAAAGATTCAACCTGCGGTGCTCCGCTGTGTTTCTGTTCGTGGACTTTGGTCAAATTGGAAAGGTCGTTGGGTTTCAGGAGGCCCTGTGCCTCAGCTAGTTGAGAAAATATCTGAAGAATCTGCAAAGCCTGAGAAGTGAATAATGAAAGATCGTCAGCTCCCCAGAACTCTCATTTGCGGTGCAACAAGATCAATCTGGGGTCAAAATCACGTTGCTGCTAATGATACAAGATCACATAAATCCTATAAATCTTGGGATAAGGATGCTATAAGCGCCGTAACTTTCTACGGCACTCATTTAAATCTCATAACTTTTTCTTCCCACACTTGAGTACCAAATCGGTGAAAAACCGTTCACTTCAATGCATATTCTAGCGATTCATTCTACATGGCTTTTTAaactaaaatttgattttgccgtagtttttcaaaacaaaagTAAAGTCCAACATGGAAAGTTGTCGGTCCGACGTggcataactctctctctctctcccaacttCTTCAATCTTCGACCATGGTGGTGATGGTCGCATCCATTGCTGCACTTTCCGTGATAGTCACCGAAGCCCTCAAATCATGCAACTTTGGCTTTTGCAGCACAAGATAAAAGCAAACGCTCGTGCTGCCCCACTCGGACTCCGTCTTCTTTGCATTCTTCACCGTCCATTCTCAAAGCTTATCGCACGCCGAAAAAATCAAAGCTCCTGAAATGGCGAGCCTTTAGAAAGAAGAAGGTGGTGATGCGGGTTGGTTTTTGTGGGTGACCAGAGCCGAAAGAGGCAACGAACTTTTTCACAGCCTTCCGATGATGGTCACAGGTTGTTCGCGAGGGTGAGGAATCCGAAGCCCGCATAATCAAATGCGGTTGCTTCAAGCGGAGGTCCAACGCACTACACAAGCTGAGCAATCTTCGTTTTCGAAGTCGAATCCCCAACTGCGAGTTGGGGCAAGGCAAATTGTGGGGTAGGGCCTCAATTGAAGCTATTAGCCCCAAGTGGTCAATTTAAGGCAAGAACAAATATGGAACCATGTCGTTTCTACACTATTTAGCTGATTGGATTTCTCCGGCGAGCCACCTCAGACTTTCCAGCATGGGAAATTGCcgatgacacttaagtgaacgatttttgaaaattgtggcactcaagtgctcgaaaaaaaagattatgatacTCAACCatatgaaaattatggcacttgcTGTGGGTGTTATCCCATGTAAATCTTACTGGAACACGAATAGTCTAACCTTCTATACTCTCGATTATCATGCGAGCGTTGAGTCGAATGCATCCATAGTTCCTGTACTTTCTAATTTGAAAGTAACTGCAGCATATGGTCACTAAACATGATGCACAAGAAGTACCGAGTTGAAAGGTGttgagagaaaagcaaagaaggCTTACCTGAGACCCCAGATCGAGAATGCCTTATTCCTTCTTGCTGTCTTTGGAGAAGTCCCGTTTGCTTCCCATAATATATAGTGAGAAACCATGCAAATCACGACAACATAAGCTATTGGGGGACAAAAGAAAGATCTGATATTCTTTAACCTTCTATGAAGCATTATTAtcttatacacacacacaaaaaaaggtCTAACATTACCATGCACCgcaaagagaaaagacaagGGGAAAAGAACACAGACCAGAGTTACCTCGTTTCTTTGCCATTAATCTCAAAAGATCTCCTCTTGGTCCAACTTTGTCTGGACTGTTGGAGAAGTTTTTGATGCAGAAAAAGTGACGGTTCTTTGGTCATAATTGCACGGCAACTACGCAAGTATCCTAGTTATTCTCAGTGATGCAACAGCAAAAGCAAAATTCTTCTTGTCATATTGTTTGTTATAACCATTTTATAGTTACCGCTACCCATATGACTAATTTAAGGCTTATGACGAGTTTTTTCTTTAGCAAATGGGATATGATTTACTTTATTGTTTGTAGAAGATTTATTTTATAGAATTCCTTGCGCATATGCCATTTGTgctgtcaaattttttttttttatggtcgatTGTGCCATCCAATGAAGCAACAAAATCCGAAGGATTACCTAGATGATTGGTCCAAGAAACGCACATATGTTACTTTGTACTAATTCATCATGGAGCCTATTAGAAGTAGAAAATTCTAGGAGCCAACCAATTGTGAAGGCCCTAAACCTTTGCCATAAAGAAGCAAATAAGAAGGCTAAAACAGAGACGGAGAATCCAGGAGGGAGAGATCTCAAGTCATAGGATGAGCAAGATTGGTGCAAAGATGAAATGCTCCCATTGTCGTAAGGAAGGACACCATAAAGAAAAGTTTTGCATTGAAGACGCAACATCGACAACAACAGCCACTTGCAAGGGCTGATGTAGGGCCATCTAAAGATCTAGCTGAAAGGCTAGGTGCAAGTCTAGCTCAATAGCCAACAGAAGGGCCTGTTGTAGGGCCAACCACTGAGTCGACTATTTaacaaaggagaagaaaatatcTAGTAAGCTGTACCATTTGTGCTTGTATTATTTTAAGGGATGAAGTTTAACTTCGTTATATCTTTCTCATATGAGAAGAAGACCAACTGCACAAATTGCTAAAAGTGAGGTACAAAGCAAAGAAGGGGACTCTTGGGAAAAGGATAAGGCAATTTGGTTTTGGCCTTTTGATAGACGAATGTGCTAGAATGACTAATTTGAATGTAACTTTTGTAGGACTCATGCATTTATTTTATGGTATTTCATTTTGTTGACAATATGGTTATGTTGTTGTAGCATGGCAAAAGTTCAAAGGTGCTTATCTCTCAAGGTGGCCCAATTCAAGAGTCAAGGACCGCGCCGGAAAAAAGTACTTCAAAGAAGAATATGTCGGGTGCAACTCCAAAACAACCACCAACAAAAAGCCCAGCAATAGTCAATCTCAACCAACTGATTTCGACACCATAATGACTCTATGGGGAGCTCCCATGAATAACACATCCTAGAAAGAAAATGATATTtgggctaacaatacaacctagaGTGTGGTGAATAGGTTGAGTGAGATAAAAATAAACTTTCACAAAATGCAAAACCATTTGCAATCAAGATGATGTTGCAAACATATGGGCATGTATGCAAATGACAAGTGAATtagagtgagatagatagatCAAATCCATAAACAACTTTGCGAAACATAACAAGTTAAAGCTTCACCGGCAACATAAAAAGTTTAACACAATGCGGAGTGTTGCGGTTGAACAAATACGCAATCGAGTGCGGTGCTGATAAACAGATAATGTAATCAGGAATGATGATAATAAAGAGATAAAAGATAGCACactttatagtggttcgactttattcccaagcctacatccactctaCGGATTAACAGCCACAATGAGGCTGGAATCCATTAGTAATCAGCAGTCTTGCTCCTATACAaatagatcacactatcggGACAGCCACTAGTCCTACATCCATACACTTAACCATTTGCTATTACAACTCAGTAGCACTACATAGAGATAATAATCAGCATCGCATATGCTAACAACATAAGCAAATAGAAGGAGAAGACTCAAGAGCTAAGACTTGATTTTTTCATCTTCACCCAACACCGACTCACTTGCTTCTTTAGCCTTCCTTCTCCTTATATAGACCTTCGGGCTTCATACTAACTGTTGAGGGTTTTCAAGGAAGCATAATTGGCCACCAAGAAAAAACAGTTGAACAACAAGCACATTGGGCATCCTTATTTGCATGGGAGACAATAACAATACTAATACATGCTAAAGACAAATAGTAGTGGTCCTGATCCGAGACAATCCGTACATGTCGGGTCGGGATATCATGTGGTACAGCTTAGCCCTTTGTCATAAGATCAAATAGTACAGATCCTCTCGCATGTAAGGAATGATACTATAAGGTATACTATTCATCCATACTATGCATAGTGTCATTTGTCAGTGATCCTTCCGCAGTCTATGTTTATGGAATCTACAACATCAAATGGCTCTATTATGAACAATCAATAGTCGTATTGGATAACAAATATCACACCATTGTCACACCAACAACCAACAAGTATACGCACTATCACCGGTGCGCACACACACTATCACCAATATCGCTTGCGAGTAACCTGGCTACAATCTCCAGTGATGATATCATCCCAAAGACATATTGAGATGACAACAATGATCTTACCACCTTTCATTAGTACCAAAGACATCCAAGAATACTATCTTTCTTGGTCCTTCCAAGCTACCATGATGTATACTCTAGACACTTGTTCATACATCTGCCACAACACGGTTTCTTGTCTTTCCCGACAATGTACGATAATTGATAATGGTAATAAAACAACCAGTTATGTATCACCTACTATTACTTGACCAAAACACGTGTTAGGAGCCTTTGATtgtttgtcatcttcaaaacatcataagggATTTTCCCAACAAATGGCTGCTGCTAAGAATAAGGTATATAGGACATGAAGGCCAATTGAAGAACCTACATGgccaattagaaaaaaaatgcaatgatTATGAACCAAGTCAAAAGCCCATCCAAAGGAAAAGGAGCTAGGGGGTTATGCATATTGACTGATGGAAGGGTGCTGGATatgatcttttttgtttttagttaGGAGGTTGTGCATACTAAATGATGGGAGGTTGATATTGATTGATGGGATTGATATTGTTAAGTGTTGAGATTGTCGGATATTTTTGTTTAGAGGGAAGCCAACCCCTAGATGTGGATGCTTTTGTTTGGTTATTCAGATTGATTAAATGTAAAGAAGCGGTTGAATGTATAGGGAGCGatgattattttgataattcCATATGTTGTGGTAGGTTATGCTGGTGCAATGCTTGTATGTGCAAGTGTTTGCTACGATACTGATACTTATTGATTGGTGATGGTGTGGTACTTCTACCAACAATTGTATGAGTTGGTGCAGTAAGGGCTAGTGCACTGCTTGCACCAGGAATTGCATGTGTTAGTGCCAGTACAAGATGCACCGGCACTTATATGTACTACATTGTGCTTGCACCAGCACATACTGATGCATGTGTTAGGGTATGATCAAAAGCAAGTTCTGAGATGACTTAAGAGTCTAACTACTCACAATTCCACTATCACAAATACAGCACAGAGACATTAAAGGAtagaaaattttgcacatagagTTTATAGTAGTTCGGCTTTGTTTCAAGCTTACATCTACTTCTTCACGCTCACAACCAATCGGCTGGATAATATTAGTAAATAGCTCAGAGGTTACAACTTGATGACTATTCTTGAGCCAATAGACTTCCCTTCTAACACTCTCTTACTTGGATATGAACCTTTAGGTATTACACTGCTTGGGTCAAGAATAAATGAAGGATGTTGAAGCtttcttgaactttggaattaTAAATTccgaactctctctctttcccttcaaCCTTgaagtctccttttatactcattcacCTTCAAACTAGCTATTGCAAGGTCTCCAAACAATCCCTCTCCATGCTTCCCGTTTGGATGAGATTATATATAAAGGATTTCGTAGCTGTTGAGATTGAAAATTAGAATCTCCCATTAGATCggatcgcccatacaatcatgATCCGGGTTTCTAAAGAAAGAATTCTCCATTTCGTAAATCATTATCTTCTTCCTTAATCCACACTCTTGAATGATCTTCGTGATTGAAAATCTTGAAGAACAAATCCAGCTTGTTTTGCTAATCGTTGTGATAATATAATATCTCACATATATTATCTCGAAAATATCTAATGATAATCTAATCATTGCATATGAAGTACTCCCTCAGAGCCTAAGCTTTGCGATAATATCTAAGCTCCTTAACTTAGCTTCTGAGCTTGCTGCACGTTAAAAATCCTTCGACTAAGCCCAAACGGATTCTCGAGTCTTAACCC
This genomic interval from Rhodamnia argentea isolate NSW1041297 chromosome 4, ASM2092103v1, whole genome shotgun sequence contains the following:
- the LOC115743553 gene encoding UPF0481 protein At3g47200-like; amino-acid sequence: MSQTVKEVAITIMTKINKLPPVSVECCIYRVPEKFRAANEEAYTPQVISIGPFHRDKTVLQPREEIKMKYLKGFLSRIKADLLACTRMIKELEDRIRQCYQENLTQGSDELVEIILVDAVFVVEVFIRNHWPEHRDENDEIFSKQWMKNGVFHDVLLLENQVPFFVLEELYNLTTLRTTVTFFKLSYEYFKDVLHGHELAGTRIQVRHLVDYVRALQLPSFPRDKSSKQAKKFELTRSAKELQEAGVKFRQAEGTSSVLDVVFRDGTLEMSHLIVHEWTEVYFRNMIAYEQCHHDYKYISSYAILMDSLIDTPDDIDILTHCGILENQLKSTDDVASLFNSLYKETMRESSQFFYSSQCESLNAYSRTWWHQCMAACYRSRVILKRDYFSNPWSGISVVVAVVLLVLTVVQTACSLMDTYSGDARRLFRSHK